Part of the Desulfobulbaceae bacterium genome, ATCCTCTTAAACGGGGAGGTTAAAGATGTTGATTTTGAGGCGATAACCGAGGATGTCAAATACTCAAAATATTCATCGGCATCAGGATTGCGGGTTAAAGAGGGCCATCTGGAGCCTGATCCCGACAAGTCCCAAGCCTATTCATGGGTCAAGGCGCCTCGCTACAGTGGTTCCATGGTAGAAGTCGGTCCAGCAGCCCGGGTGCTGGTTGATTATCATCGTGGGAATAACAAACAACTTGAAAGCCTTGTCGACAGCTTTGCCGCAACTGCAGGGATTACGGCCAGCCAGCTGAACTCTGTGCTTGGCCGTCATTTATGTCGCGCCATATCGGCTGTGGTAATTGCCGATTTTCTTATTGAGGAGACTGAACGTTTTGAACATGGTGCGCCGTCTATGGCTGACTATGAACTTCCAGATAGTGGAGAAGGGTTTGGTGCTACAGAGGCATCCCGAGGGGCACTTTTGCACTACATTAAGGTCGAAGACAAAAAAATTGCCAAATACGAGTGTGTTGTGCCCACAACCTGGAACTGCTCACCACGGGATGATAATGGTAACCCTGGGGCGCTTGAATCAGCACTGATTGGCACCAAAGTTGAAACACCTGGGGAGCAAATAGAAGCTAACAGGATTATTCACTCTTTCGATCCCTGTCTAGCCTGTGCTGTTCACTGATGCCGAACATTGTCAATACTAACAAAAATTATGGACAAGGGAGCAACCAATGATAGATAGACGGCAATTAATGAAAATGGCCGCAACTATGAGTGCCGCTTTCGGGCTTTCTAATCTTCCTGAACCTGTTTTAGCAGCTCTAAAGAAGATAACCCCCGATCGGGTACCCAAGCTTGTATATCTCCAGGGTCAATCCTGTACCGGTTGTTCTATTTCGCTGCTACAGGCAGCTTCACCGTCACCGCTGACCCTGATTACAGATTATTCTAAACTTGCATTTCACACCGACCTCTCTGCAACATCTGGAAAGCAGGCCCTCGATCTCATCGACCAGTACATAAGTGGTCAAGCGGGTGAATATTTTCTGGCCGTGGAAGGGGCTGTGCCCTATGACATGCCTGATGCCTGTGTTATTGGCGATAAACCCTTTGCCGATTATATCGAAAAAGCCGCTTCGACCATGGCTGGAGCTATTGCCATAGGTACCTGTGCTACCTATGGCGGAATCCCAGCTGCCGAAGGCAACCCCACCGGGGCGATTGGGCTGAGGGAGTTTTACAAAAGGCTGAACAAGGAGGTTCTGCTCATTGATATTCCGGGCTGTTCTGTGCATCCGGACTGGGTATGGCAGACAATTATTCATCTGGTCAAAGTTGGCCTGCCGGAGCTTAAAGACGGGAAGCCATCTTTATTTTTTAGTCGAACAGTCCATGAAACCTGTCCTCGATACCATGATTTTCAGGAGGAGATTTTTGCCCAAAAATTTGGCGACAAAGGCTGTCTATTTAAACTCGGTTGTCTTGGCCCTAACACCTTGGCCGATTGCTCAACCAGATGGTGGAACGACAGCCAGACTTGGTGCATAGATGCCAATGCGCCGTGCATCGGTTGTGCTTCGCCGCTTTTTGCAAGGAATAAAAACTTGCCTTTCTACCGAAAATAGATGCCTCAAAGTTATACTCTTAATTAACCTGATAAGGGGTCAGTTCCATGAGCAAAAAGAGTT contains:
- a CDS encoding hydrogenase small subunit; the encoded protein is MIDRRQLMKMAATMSAAFGLSNLPEPVLAALKKITPDRVPKLVYLQGQSCTGCSISLLQAASPSPLTLITDYSKLAFHTDLSATSGKQALDLIDQYISGQAGEYFLAVEGAVPYDMPDACVIGDKPFADYIEKAASTMAGAIAIGTCATYGGIPAAEGNPTGAIGLREFYKRLNKEVLLIDIPGCSVHPDWVWQTIIHLVKVGLPELKDGKPSLFFSRTVHETCPRYHDFQEEIFAQKFGDKGCLFKLGCLGPNTLADCSTRWWNDSQTWCIDANAPCIGCASPLFARNKNLPFYRK